The Candidatus Methylacidiphilales bacterium genomic interval GATCGATGATATCATCATGCACAAGGATAAAAGAGTGAAGGAGCTCTAAAGCCAATGCTGCGCGCATTACCCCTGCTTCAGCCCAATTTTCTCTTCCTAGGAGCCGATAGAATTCAGCAAAGAGCCAAGGACGAATGCGTTTGCCGGGACGTTGGGTAAACTCCGTTAAATCATGAAAGAGCCTCTCAGCAAAGGTATCGGAGGGGAATTGTTCTTGCACCTCGTCCCAAAAAGCCGCCAGGGCATCACAAAATGCTTTTTGAAAGCTTGATGATGGAATCAATCCGTCGCCCTGCATGAAAGCTGATTATAAATAACTCGTCCTAGGCAAATCGACCCAGCGTCGCTCACGAGCGCTTTTATGAACCATCTCGACAAATTCCATGTATCGGACACCTGTCTCAAAATCTGGCTGGGGATGGCCTTTTGAACGCACGGCTTGTATGAAATCTTCCTCGACATGCCACGAATCCACATACTCTTGGGGAACCTGTAGGGCTTTCAAGCCTGAATCAGTCCGCTTAGCTCCGAAGATTTCATCTGTGATAAAGTTATAAACCAGGGTTCCTTCTCGTCCGTAGATTTCAAGGCATTCCTGAGGCGCATGGCACGCAACGCAACTCCACTCAAGCGTGCCGATTAGATTTTTAGGCCATTCTCCTATCACTTGGACAAAGTCGGGAATTTGCACGAGGACTTCTCCGCGACGGCGGGTGAATGTCTCGTGGCGTGAGAAGAGCCGTAAGGGCTGGCCAATCCATCTACCGAGCACTTCAGCATATATGCCTACGGACATGATGTTTAAACCGCTCAACTCGACCCGCTGACGCCAGTGCGCAGGAGCATCAGGATCGCTAAACATGCCGTTCATTGCGTTTAATCGAAAATGATAGGGTTGCCCGATAAAGCCGCTATCCAAGAGATGTTTAAAATATCTCCCATGTTTCATTCCATGAGGCGCTGGGCACAGCATGGTGACCAATTTGTTATGGACCCGTGCGGCAGTAAGCATTTCACGAGCTTCGGATAGGTCCATTGCCATGCGTGCTTGGCAAAATACATGTTTCCCCGCTTGTAGAGCAGCGATCGTTATCGGCGCATGTAGATGAGGTGTCGTGCTAATCCAAATAACGTTGATGTCCTTCAGCGCTATAACGTCCTGCCAATGGTCCACAACAATTGGGATTTTATACTCGGCTGCGACTCGCTCGGCGCTTTCTCTTCTGGCGTTACAGACGGCGACAATTTCTACGCCAGGAATTTTTTGAAGATTAGGTAGATGTCTTTGACGAGCAATAGCACCGGCGCCAATTATGCCGATGCGGATCTTCTGTAGGTTCATATTTCATCAGATTGCAGTGTGACTAAAATTAAGCAACGTAGATTTTGTCGCTAGGAATTTCCCCTTAAGAGTTGCACCATTGGCGGAGCTTCACGGCCGGCTTTATGATTGGAGACGACGACAATTGGTTTGCCTGAGAGATGCGGATAGCGTTCATGTAGGAGTTGTAGGGCGGCGTTTAGGGTTACTTCTGGATCGGATGAAAATTCTAAGACGATCGGCACGATGCCGTAATGTAGAAGAAGCTTCCGGGCAAGCGCCACATCGGGAGTGAAAGCGAAGATAGGTGAGTGTCGAGGACGTAAGCTGGCGGCAGTGCGCGCCATAAATCCTGTGCGTGTAAAGACGCATAAAGCTTCAGCTTGCGTTTCGTCTGCAAGATGAACGGCTGAAGCGATTACTCTCTCTTTATCGTGTTGGAGTTGTATGAGGCGCGCATAGCCTGCGCCACCGCTTCGTTCGATACGTCGAGCAACACGATCGAGAACGCGGATACACTCTACGGGATATTGTCCAACAGCTGTCTCACCGGAAAGCATGAGAGCATCAGCTTGTTCATAGACCGCATTAGCTACGTCGGTGATTTCTGCGCGGGTGGGAATGGGATTTTGTATCATGCTTTCGAGCATGTGAGTGGCAACGATGACGGGCTTTTGTTTTCGTATACAGTTTTTGACAATGCGTCGTTGGACGATGGGGAGTTCCTCAAAGGGGATTTCGATGCCGAGATCTCCGCGTGCGACCATAACTCCGTCGGCTGCGTCTATGATTTCGTCAATGTTTGTGATGGCGGATTGATCTTCAATTTTGGCGATGACGAGGGCGGAGGAGTGGTGCGTGTCGAGGATTTGTCGTAGGAGAAAAATGTCGTTGGCTTCACGGGCGAATGAGAGCGCGACATAGTCTACACCGACTTCTACGCCAAGTGCTATATCCTTGAGGTCTTTATCGGTGAGGGCAGGGAGATTGACCTTGATCCCGGGGAGGTTGATATGCCTTCTTGATCCGAGCGTCCCAGGGGTGAGGACTTCGCAACGCAATTTTTTATTCTCTTTGGCGAGAACTCGCATCTGGATCATGCCGTTGTCTACCATGACGATGTCGCCTACGCAGATGTCATCGATGAGTTGATCGTAGTTGGTATCGACAGAGAATTGTTCTTCGTTTTTTTCGCCTCGGACGGTGAAGGTGAAGATGTCTCCGGGTTTAAGGTTGAGTTGTGTAGGAAGATCGCCTGTGCGAATAGCTGGTCCTTGAGTATCGAGCAAGAAGCCGAGTGGATATTGAAGTTGTTCTGCAATTGATCTCGCACGGTGAGTGATGCTTCGAACCCACTGGTGGTCGGCATGCGACATGTTGAGACGTAAGATATTTACTCCAGCCTTGATGAGCGCTTCGAGAGTAGCGTCATCACTAGAGCGCGGGCCAAGAGTAGCGATGATTTTAGTTTTTCGGTGCGAGGGCAGAGGGTGGCTCAACATTAACGAGGGGCAGGCTCAGTGAAGGTCGGGAGATGAGAGATGCCTGCTTCTTTAGCAGCGTCCATTACCGCAACAATGATGCTAAATGGCGCATCTTTGCTTGCGCGCATGGCGATGTCTCCTTGTTTTTGTGTGATCAAAATGTTGGACAACGCCTTGGGAAGCTCTGCGAGGGTGATCGGCTCAGTGTTGAGATAGATATTTTGTTGAGCATCGACGTAAATGATGTTTGGAGGGGGTTCTCGTTTTGATTCGGCATGGCTGGATTGAGGAAGCTCGATTTTAATTGTTGGCTCTTCGCGACGAAAGGTTGTTGTGACGACGTAGAAAAGAAGGACGATTGTGAGAATATCAATCAGGGAGACGATAGAAATGGTGGGTTTTCGGCGTTGAGCTTGATAGAATCGCATGTGGGCGAGAGCGGTAGGCGAGAATTATCGGTTATTCGTTTACGAAATTTTCTTCATCATCGGATGAGGTATAAAGTTTCCCGAGTAAGTCTGTGCTCAGGATTTCGAGCTCGACTGCATATGACTCAACGCGACGGCTAAAAATACCATGTGCCATCATTGAAGGAATGGCCACAACGAGGCCGAAGACAGTGGTGTTTAAGGCTTCTGCAATTCCTTTTGCTAACATAGGACCTTGAGAGACCATCCCTTGATCAAGGTAGGAGGAGAACACGACAACGAGCCCTGAAACTGTGCCGAGCAGTCCAAGCAGGGGAGCGACGCCTGTTATGATTTCAAGCCAGACGAGATTGCGCTCCATTGCTGACACTTCAGCACGGGCACGGGTCTGCATGGCTTCGGAGTTTTCGAATTTTGTCCAGTTGAGATGCATGAAGCAAGTTTTTACAATGCGGCAGAGCGCGGTAGTCTCGCGGGCGCAAAGTTGTTCTAGGGGTGTGGGATCATCGGTGTGGTGGAATTTAAGGATTGCTGTTGCGAGAGGAGCGTTGATGATGCGATGACGCGCGAGGGAGAAGGCTCGTTCAAGAATGACTGCAAGGGCGATGATCGAGCACAATCCGATTGGTATCATGAAGAAGCCGCCTTTGACGAAGAATTGCCATAGATTTTCCATAGAGGGTTAATGTGTTGAGAGGATTGTGAGGTTATTTTGTAAATTAACTAGCGATAAATAGTAAAGGTGAATTCTTCTTGGAAGCTATCGCCGAGCTGCTGTCGGACTTGGGGATCAAAAGGTTCAAAAGGACTGGAGGCTCGGAGTGCATAGAGGCACAAATTTTCAAGCGCAATAATGTTATTGGATGCGCTGCGGGAAACAACTCGTATGTCTGTTATCTCTCCGGTGTGCCGGACTGTGAATGCGATTCTGACTGAACCGAGGGGCAAAGTGCTTGGGCCGCCGCGGCGGTCAATTTCTTGGTTCCAACGCGAGCCTACTTCTTGGTAGAGTCGATTTTTGTATCGCCCTACGGGTGAAGCTCTGGATCCGATGGAAGTTGTGTCTCCTCGAGGCGCACTTCCCTGAATTTCAGATCGCCCGCGACTCAGTGTAGGATTCTCTGCGGCAGATGGCGTTTTTTGAGTAAGAGATTCGCGATGGCCTCGAGATGGAACGGATTGTGGATTTGAAGGAGCAGGTCGGCGCGAGATGGGCTTGGATGTTTGCTGGGAATCCATTTGTGCCTGCTTTAGGGCCTGGCGAATTTCCGCACGCTTTCTGGCTTCTCGTTCTTCGATTAAAGTGGCTTCATCAATTTTACTTTCGGTGATCAGTTCATCGGGATTTTCTAGAATGACTTCGGCCGGAGGTTGAGGTTTGGATGGAGTGGGAGTTGAATTTTTGGGGGGAGGAGGCTGAGTTGGTGGATTTACGGGG includes:
- a CDS encoding Gfo/Idh/MocA family oxidoreductase — its product is MNLQKIRIGIIGAGAIARQRHLPNLQKIPGVEIVAVCNARRESAERVAAEYKIPIVVDHWQDVIALKDINVIWISTTPHLHAPITIAALQAGKHVFCQARMAMDLSEAREMLTAARVHNKLVTMLCPAPHGMKHGRYFKHLLDSGFIGQPYHFRLNAMNGMFSDPDAPAHWRQRVELSGLNIMSVGIYAEVLGRWIGQPLRLFSRHETFTRRRGEVLVQIPDFVQVIGEWPKNLIGTLEWSCVACHAPQECLEIYGREGTLVYNFITDEIFGAKRTDSGLKALQVPQEYVDSWHVEEDFIQAVRSKGHPQPDFETGVRYMEFVEMVHKSARERRWVDLPRTSYL
- the pyk gene encoding pyruvate kinase, which gives rise to MLSHPLPSHRKTKIIATLGPRSSDDATLEALIKAGVNILRLNMSHADHQWVRSITHRARSIAEQLQYPLGFLLDTQGPAIRTGDLPTQLNLKPGDIFTFTVRGEKNEEQFSVDTNYDQLIDDICVGDIVMVDNGMIQMRVLAKENKKLRCEVLTPGTLGSRRHINLPGIKVNLPALTDKDLKDIALGVEVGVDYVALSFAREANDIFLLRQILDTHHSSALVIAKIEDQSAITNIDEIIDAADGVMVARGDLGIEIPFEELPIVQRRIVKNCIRKQKPVIVATHMLESMIQNPIPTRAEITDVANAVYEQADALMLSGETAVGQYPVECIRVLDRVARRIERSGGAGYARLIQLQHDKERVIASAVHLADETQAEALCVFTRTGFMARTAASLRPRHSPIFAFTPDVALARKLLLHYGIVPIVLEFSSDPEVTLNAALQLLHERYPHLSGKPIVVVSNHKAGREAPPMVQLLRGNS
- a CDS encoding biopolymer transporter ExbD; amino-acid sequence: MRFYQAQRRKPTISIVSLIDILTIVLLFYVVTTTFRREEPTIKIELPQSSHAESKREPPPNIIYVDAQQNIYLNTEPITLAELPKALSNILITQKQGDIAMRASKDAPFSIIVAVMDAAKEAGISHLPTFTEPAPR
- a CDS encoding MotA/TolQ/ExbB proton channel family protein; this encodes MENLWQFFVKGGFFMIPIGLCSIIALAVILERAFSLARHRIINAPLATAILKFHHTDDPTPLEQLCARETTALCRIVKTCFMHLNWTKFENSEAMQTRARAEVSAMERNLVWLEIITGVAPLLGLLGTVSGLVVVFSSYLDQGMVSQGPMLAKGIAEALNTTVFGLVVAIPSMMAHGIFSRRVESYAVELEILSTDLLGKLYTSSDDEENFVNE